One Longimicrobiales bacterium genomic window, CGCGTCGATCCAGGAGGGGCGCATGGCGGATTTCCGCCGGCGCTACCGCGAGATCGACCTGCTGCTGATCGACGACGTGCACTTCCTGGGCGAGAAGGAGCGGACGCAGGAAGAGTTCTTCCACACGTTCAACGCGCTGCACGACGCGCAGCGCCAGATCGTGATGACGAGCGACCGTCCGCCCAAGGAGATCCCGGGCCTCGAGGAGCGCCTGGTCTCGCGCTTCGAGTGGGGACTCGTCACGGACATCAAGCCGCCGGACCTGGAAACGCGCGTCGCGATCCTGCGCAAGAAGGCGGAAGACGACGAGATCGCGCTGGACGACGAGGTGCTCACGTTCATCGCGCGCAACTGCCGCTCCAACGTGCGCGAGCTCGAGGGCGCGATCATCAAGCTGCTCGCCTACTCGTCGCTCACACGCCGCGAGGTGACGACGGAGCTGGCCAAGGAAGCGCTCGGCGGCGTGCTCGAGGGACGCACGGTCGAGCTGACGCCGGACCTGATCCGCGAGCGGGTCGCCAGGGAGTTCGGCGTCTCGGTGGACGGACTGGTCTCGAAGAAGCGGACCAAGGAGCTGACCGTGCCGCGCCAGGTCGGGATGTACCTGATGCGCGAATTGCTCGACATCCCGCTGATCGAGATCGGTAAGGCGTTCGGCGGCCGGGACCACTCGACCGTGATCCATTCGATCAACAAGGTCGAGGACGACATCCGGACCGATGACGCGTTCGGCGCGCGCGTGCAGGCGCTGCGCGTCGAGCTGGCAGGGTAGCATGCGACGTCCTGCGTCGGCGTTCGTCGCCTGCGCGGGCGTCGTCCGGTACGGCAGGAAGCTGCGTTGAAATCGTGTGGAATCGCTGTGGAGCCGACTGGCGTGTTTCCACATGGACTCGCGGAATGTGGACGGCGTGGACAGCCATGGCGCTGCGCCAACACGCTTCCCACACTGCGCGGCGGGCATCACAGCAAACGCGCACAACGCGTCTCGAGCCGCGGGGCCCGGTTCTCCACGAACCCACAGCCCCTACTGTTACGACTGATTTGAAATATCTGTTAGTGCGTAGTTCAGTACTGTGTGGAATTCGGGGATCGCATCCGGTGTTTGCACCGTGCGCTCAACGTTCGGGAACGTGAGGGAGGCATGAAACTCAAGATCACGCGCGACAACCTGCAACAGGGTCTTGCCGCGGTCAGTGCCAGCATACCGACGCGCACCACGCTGCCGGTGCTCTCGAACATCCTGATCGAGGCAAGGGACGGCGCGGTCACGATGAGCGGCACCGACCTCGACATCGCCGTAAGCGTGCAGGTGCCCGCCGAGACCGACGAGGAGGGCGCACTCACGGTCCCCGCGAAGAAGCTGCAGGAACTGGCGCGCGAGCTGCCCGAGCATCCCGTGCGCATCACGACCAAGGGCGATCGCCTGGAGCTCGCCTGCGGCCGTGCCTCGTTCCGGCTGAACGGGATGGCACGCGACGAGTTCCCGACGTTCCCGTCCGTCGACTTCGATGCGAGCTGGAAGATCGGCGGCAGTGTGCTGCACGACCTGATCCGCCAGACGTCGTTTGCGGTGTCGACCGAGGAGAGCCGCCCGATCCTGAACGGCGTGCTCTGGCAGCTCACCGACTCCGACATGCGCATGGTCGCGACCAACGGCCACCGCCTCGCCCGGCTGACGGTCCCTGCAAGTGCACCCGGTGCACCGCGCGCCGACCTGATCGTGCCGCCCAAGGCACTCGCCCAGGTCGAGCGGCTGTTCGGCGCCGATGACGAGATCGAGGTCGCCCGCAGCGAGAACCACCTCGGCTTCCGCAAGAACGGCACGCAGGTCTTCACGCGGCTGATCGAGGGCCCCTACCCGAATTACGAGCAGGTCATCCC contains:
- the dnaA gene encoding chromosomal replication initiator protein DnaA: MELTATEAWARVLERARPHLSEQTFRSWLEKTEPLALSRDRLTVSASSDFAAEWIEDKYGDLLSDVAARVFGRPISIAFEHPPGSEGARTSTPMGPPPATEPVRPEPARGDAQQASSAAGSASSAPGAQATPTGGVTGNVAFGSQLNERYTFDRFVVGANNQLSAAACRAVAEAPARMYNPLFIYGGVGLGKTHLMHAIGHAILGRDAGRRVAYISSERFTNDLIASIQEGRMADFRRRYREIDLLLIDDVHFLGEKERTQEEFFHTFNALHDAQRQIVMTSDRPPKEIPGLEERLVSRFEWGLVTDIKPPDLETRVAILRKKAEDDEIALDDEVLTFIARNCRSNVRELEGAIIKLLAYSSLTRREVTTELAKEALGGVLEGRTVELTPDLIRERVAREFGVSVDGLVSKKRTKELTVPRQVGMYLMRELLDIPLIEIGKAFGGRDHSTVIHSINKVEDDIRTDDAFGARVQALRVELAG
- the dnaN gene encoding DNA polymerase III subunit beta, encoding MKLKITRDNLQQGLAAVSASIPTRTTLPVLSNILIEARDGAVTMSGTDLDIAVSVQVPAETDEEGALTVPAKKLQELARELPEHPVRITTKGDRLELACGRASFRLNGMARDEFPTFPSVDFDASWKIGGSVLHDLIRQTSFAVSTEESRPILNGVLWQLTDSDMRMVATNGHRLARLTVPASAPGAPRADLIVPPKALAQVERLFGADDEIEVARSENHLGFRKNGTQVFTRLIEGPYPNYEQVIPRDNDKNAIADKNQLTQALRRMAVVASDQTHRVRLSFNTNTLRFSVETPDLGEATEELEVEYGGEALDIGFNASYLLEVLRYMPSEDVKLTFKAPERAATIEPVSRDGNDAADYLCLVMPLRLLE